The DNA window GTGTTAAAGAAGCTGTTACAGAAATTATCTTAAATGTTAAAGAAATAGTTGTAAAGGCTGAAAGTTCTGGAGAAAGAAGAATGTCACTTTCTATAAAGGGGCCTAAGGTAGTAAAAGCAGCAGATATTGTTGCAGATATTGGTCTTGAAATAGTAAATCCTGAGCAAATTATTTGTACTGTAACTACTGATAGAACATTAGATATGGAGTTTATAGTAGATACAGGAGAGGGTTTTGTTGTATCAGAAGAAATTGATAAAAAAGATTGGTCAGTAGACTATATAGCTGTTGATGCTATTTACACGCCAATTAGAAAGGTTTCTTATGATATTCAAGATACAATGTTTGGTAGAATGACAGATTTTGATAAATTAACTTTAAATGTTGAAACTGATGGTAGTATAGAAATAAGAGATGCTATATCATATGCTGTTGAACTTTTAAAATTACATTTAGATCCATTCTTAGAAATAGGAAATAAAATGGAAAATTTAAGAGATGATATAGAAGAAATGATTGAAGAACCAATGGATATTCAAGTTATTGATGATAAATCTCATGATATGAAAATAGAAGAATTAGATTTAACAGTAAGATCTTTTAATTGCTTAAAAAAGGCTGGGATAGAGGAAGTATCTCAATTAGCAAGCTTATCTTTAAATGAATTATTAAAAATTAAGAACTTGGGAAAAAAATCTCTTGATGAGATTTTAGAAAAGATGAAAGATTTAGGATATGATCTTGAAAAAAATGGATCTCCTGAATAATTTTGAAAAGAGGAGGAAATTCTACTAATGAATCACAATAAATCATATAGAAAATTAGGAAGAAGAGCTGATCATAGAAAGGCTATGCTAAAAAATATGACTATATCTCTTATAATAGCAGAAAGAATAGAAACAACTGTTACAAGAGCTAAAGAATTAAGAAAATTTGCTGAAAGAATGATAACTTTTGGTAAGAAAAATACTTTGGCATCAAGAAGAAATGCTTTTGCATTCCTAAGAAATGATGAAGCAGTAGCTAAAATATTTAATGAAATAGCACCAAAATATGCTGAAAGAAATGGTGGATATACTAGAATAATTAAGACATCTGTTAGAAAAGGTGACTCAGCAGAAATGGCTATAATTGAATTAGTTTAATTAAATTATAAAAATTTTAAATTAAAAAGCAACTCTATTTTGAGTTGCTTTTTTGTATCAATAATAAAATTATTTTCTAAAAAAGATATTTTATTATATAATATAACTAAATTATAAAATATTAAGGAGTGTTGTAATGTTAAATGAAATTGCAAAAAATATATATTTAGTAGAAGTACCTTTACCTAAAAATCCATTGAGAGCATTGAATTGTTATTTTATTAAAAATGGTGAAAATATTTTAGTCGTAGATAGTGGTTTTGACCATGAAGAAAGTGAAAAAGTATTTTTTGAAGCATTAGAAGAATTAGGAGCAAAAGTTGGAAAAACAGATATGTTTTTAACTCATTTACATGCTGACCACTCAGGATTAGCATTAAAATTTAAAAATAAATATCAAGGTAAGGTTTATTGTAGCCAAATAGATACTGATTACATAAATAAGATGAAACATGAATTGTATGCAGATAAGTTTGTACCTACACTAAAAGTTATGGGAATTGAACCAAATTTTAA is part of the Fusobacterium nucleatum genome and encodes:
- a CDS encoding DNA-directed RNA polymerase subunit alpha; its protein translation is MLKIEKQAKAIKITEVKESNYKGQFIVEPLYRGYGNTLGNALRRVLLSSIPGAAIKGMRIEGVLSEFTVMDGVKEAVTEIILNVKEIVVKAESSGERRMSLSIKGPKVVKAADIVADIGLEIVNPEQIICTVTTDRTLDMEFIVDTGEGFVVSEEIDKKDWSVDYIAVDAIYTPIRKVSYDIQDTMFGRMTDFDKLTLNVETDGSIEIRDAISYAVELLKLHLDPFLEIGNKMENLRDDIEEMIEEPMDIQVIDDKSHDMKIEELDLTVRSFNCLKKAGIEEVSQLASLSLNELLKIKNLGKKSLDEILEKMKDLGYDLEKNGSPE
- the rplQ gene encoding 50S ribosomal protein L17; this encodes MNHNKSYRKLGRRADHRKAMLKNMTISLIIAERIETTVTRAKELRKFAERMITFGKKNTLASRRNAFAFLRNDEAVAKIFNEIAPKYAERNGGYTRIIKTSVRKGDSAEMAIIELV